Part of the Emys orbicularis isolate rEmyOrb1 chromosome 10, rEmyOrb1.hap1, whole genome shotgun sequence genome is shown below.
TAAGATCTGAGAAAGTCACTCAAATGTACAGAGAGCACATCTACCTTTTGTATTTACGTAACTATCAAGATACAAGCCTGTTATATTTGAATTCACAATCAAACTTCTTGGTCACTATTTCACACTACACCACCTGCACACTCAAAGAAGCTGCAAAAGCACATACCAGGTTTACTTGAAGCCTGCTGACCAACAGAAGCATTTCCCCAGCCAGAGGTGCCTGCTGCATCACTGATGGGCTCTCCCCAGCTAGTACCAGTATCCAGGGGTTTACCCCACGCGGACGTTCCATTATCTACAGTAGTGGCAGGAGTAGAAGGCTCTCCCCAACCTTTTTAAAGCAGTAGGAGTTATTCGTGAGTTTAACAAGTCTTAAAACATTATGTAAAACGCTGAGGGGTTCTTTACACGCAAAATATAATACAACACATAATTAAAAGCAagataaatacatattttaaatcaaGTAAAATATTGCAGTTGTAAGATTCTTCATGAAGAAAAAACTAAATATAACACCAGTTCCATACATGAAAACATTACATTTTGATTACAGAGATTTCTCAAATGAGAAGACACTAAACATCTAAAAACTCCACTTCAAATTGAAGGCATTTCTCTTTTGGATCTGATTCAATTGCAACTGAAAATTACTGGAAGGCAAATACTTTCTTAGATATACTGTGCAAGCTCAACTACCCTTCCCCCAATCTATTAAGGTCAGAGCTCTTTTTCTGAAGTCCAAACCTGCTATAGCAATATAAATAAACTCCCAGTGCCTTCCCTCACCAAGAAGTGAACAGCAAAGTGCCCTCCTCATTGTTGGCAATAAAAATTCTGTATTAAGGACACAGGTGAAGCCTTGAGTCTGCACTGTACCTTGCAGACACCTCTTAATGCCACTCTGTTTGCCACAGAGGCTTAAAGTTAATGTCACAGCTGAAGTTAATTAAAATCTGGAGCTACATACAAAGCAAAAGTGCTTCCCCTTTCTGGATgttgctttttttccttcttcctctaCACCCTCAGCCACTTAAATGCAAGATGAGTAGCCTAGCGCTAACTATACTGCTCAAGTTCACTTTTTAAATTTCAGAAAGATTCCTTCAAATAAAATACAAGCACTGAAAACCTATTTGCACTGCTCTCAGTTCTCTGACAAAACTATTCCCCACCTTACAGAAGTTTCTAGTTTCAAACAAAGTCCAGAGAAGTGTTTTATAATTGCCCAAGAAAACACAAGTCTAGGTAAAATGAAATCTTACCAGAACCATTACTGCTCTCCTTGTTGGACATGGCACTTGAAGGCAGTAGCTGCTGATGTACCTGTGCTTGCTGGTCTGAACTGCTGCTACTGTTTGGGACATTTTTATTCCACATATTCACATTTTTGTAGTTGTATTTGCTTGGATCACCCCAAGCAGAAGTTCCATCATCAATTTCCATTTTACGGCGTATTGATTCTGGGGATGGCTCCTCCCATCCTGTGGGTTCCTCTTCCTTTGCTGGACTTGGTATTGGTCCACCCAACCACCCGGAACCTGGTGGTTTATTTGTGGTAGATGGTGCTCCCCAAGATCCAACATCTTGCTGCTTGTTCCAGTCTGGGGAGTTGACTGGCTTTGACGAATCACCCCAACCTTGAGGCTGATTTGATTTGGGAGTttctccccagccctggctctgattAGACTTTGCAGGCTCATCCCATCCTGAAGAATTATTTGGGTTTGTATTACTACTTCCCCAAGTAACAGAATTTGATTTAGCAGACTCATTCCAACCAGATACTGATCTGTCACTGTCACTACCTCCTGAACTAGATTTCTTAGCCTCACCCCAATGGTTGCTTCTTGAATTTTCTCCCCAGCTGTCGTTGGCAGAAATTGcccaaccttggctggctttttGTCCATCTACCCATCCCTGTTTGATCTTCTGTGTATCATTCCAGGACGACTTGTCCTCTTTGCCACTTACCCATAATTGATTGCTCTTGACCATTACTGTAGCAGCAGaatcctcttcccaccccccttgGCTGTTGGAGCCTTTGGAGTCTCCCCACCTTGTAGCAGACTTTGGATCTCCCCACCCTGATATAGATGAGGTATCATTAACATTAGGGCTAGGTCTCTCCACACATCCCCCTGAGCTGGAAGTCTGTGTCACAGAGCCTCCCCAGGCCTCTGTCCCATTGTCAGTCTTTCTTTCACCTCTTGGCGATGTTTCAGTATCCCAGGCAGTGTTTTGTTTAATTGGAGTCTGTCCCCAACCAGAGTTGGAAAGGACACGTGGATCTAAGTCAGTTCTGCTCACTATACTTTGGAGTAATGCATGCTGGTCAACTTTTCTTCTCTCTCGGTTCTGTCCTTCTGCAGTTACTTTATCATCATGGCATCCAGTGCTCTCTGTACTACCCTCGCTATccccagtacctgttttggcCCATACATTGTTCTGCTCAGTTATCTGAGATGCAGCAGAATTCTGGCTATTAAGATCATCCTCTTCAGCAGATTTCCATCCATTTGTAAACTTCCTACTATTTCCATTTACGCTTTCATTGGAATGCTGATtgctaggcagtttattccattcCCCATCTGAAATGCTAGTGCCAGTGTTTTGTGCAGGGTTGCCCCATCCTCTTCGACTTCCTCCAGAACTCGCACCATTTGCGCTTCCCCATGGCATATTTTGGGAGTTGACTGTCCCTCCCTCCCATACCCCTCCTCCTttattcccattgatttgaaaATTAGTGCTGCCAGGCCCATTGCTGCCAGGCTGCGTTAGAGTTGCATTCACAGTGTCACCATTAGCTTGGCTGTTTGGGCCTGAACATTTGTCTCCAGAGTAATTAGAACCATAGGCAACCCATGTAGTACCATAAGATCCACCATTTTTTGCCTCACCATTGCTAAGATGAGAAGTGGAAGTGCCATTTGTAACTGGAGAGGCCTGAATCTGAGAATGATTCATTGTGCTCACACGCCAGGCCCCAGGCCCTGTATTATTAGGCAGTTTGTTAATCTGTACTGAACCAGCAGAGTTTGGTAAACTAGAGGTCATAAAGTTAGTAGTGTTATTTggtccattcatttcagtgttaAGGTTTTGAGGTTGTCCACTGAATGAAACCTTCCTTGTACCATTCACTTCAGAATCACAATTTTCCTGAAGGCTTGCCCAGGAACCATGGGCTGAACCACCCACTTTAGAGTTAATACTCTGATTGTTAGACTTCTGACCTATGGTACTGCACTGAATATTTGTGCCAGAATTACCACTCCCTACAGACCCTTTCAGGGCATGTCCATTGTTCTCCAATACAGGCCAGGCACCATGGTTGCCATTTGAATTCAAAGTGCTTGGATTTAACCCTCCATTTGATGAAGAGTTTATGGTGCCCCAAGCATTCATTCTATTGTTGCTACTTTCAGATTTGCTGTCAGGAGCATCCACAGAAACTTGACATGTGCTTATTATGGTTCCATGGGATAAACCCCATGGCCCATTAATACTTCCATTGCCCACATTATTGCTGTTGCTACCAACCACAAACTTATTTTGAGAACCATGTCCAATGCCATTCCGAACGCTATCGTTTTCACCACCTGTGCTCCCTGAAGCCATAACAACAAGATTTCTCTCTGACCCAGAGCTAGAGGCGGAGTCAGTGTCCATACATTCTGAAGCCAACTCTGGGTCACTGCCTGTGATTGATGGCCATGCTACTTTGTCAGAACCGTCTACGATAACTTTATCCCAGTTTGTGCTGGAGTCACTATTTGAAGAGACTGGTCCCCAGTGAGAATTTTCATAATGGGATCCTAGACCACTGTGGTTCAGatctaaaaagaaaaggaaaacaaaacaattcttCTGTAAATTCAAGAATTTTACTTCAGTTAAcaccaataaataaaataaaataaaataaaataaataaaaaaaaagattacagtagaacctcagagttacaaactgaccagtcaaccacacacctcgtttggaaccagaagtatgcaatcagccaGCAGTAGAGatccaatttttttaattatttatttattttcccttcaaccccccccccccccacacctactaaaaaaatagagaaagtaaaaaaagatttgacaaggtaacgaaactgtttctgtgcttgtttcatttaaattaagagggttaaaagcagcatttttcttctgcatagtaaagtttcaaagttgtattaagtcaatgttcagttgtaaacttttgaaagaacaacccaaaatgttttgttcagagttatgaacagcctctattcccaaggtgttcgtaactctgaggttttactgtataaGACAAGTACAACAATTCAAAGTCAGAGGTATTGCACAGATTACTTCTAACACTTTTATCACTGGATTTATGAAGACATTAATATATCAATTGCCACATATAATACCTAGCAGAACACTTAGCAAGGGCATGGAAAAAATATATTCATATATTTGAGGTATGAAATTAAATATGGCATCCCTAATAAATTACAGTTTGGATTGCCATTacagtttgtgtttttaaatattat
Proteins encoded:
- the TNRC6A gene encoding trinucleotide repeat-containing gene 6A protein isoform X1, which gives rise to MDTDSASSSGSERNLVVMASGSTGGENDSVRNGIGHGSQNKFVVGSNSNNVGNGSINGPWGLSHGTIISTCQVSVDAPDSKSESSNNRMNAWGTINSSSNGGLNPSTLNSNGNHGAWPVLENNGHALKGSVGSGNSGTNIQCSTIGQKSNNQSINSKVGGSAHGSWASLQENCDSEVNGTRKVSFSGQPQNLNTEMNGPNNTTNFMTSSLPNSAGSVQINKLPNNTGPGAWRVSTMNHSQIQASPVTNGTSTSHLSNGEAKNGGSYGTTWVAYGSNYSGDKCSGPNSQANGDTVNATLTQPGSNGPGSTNFQINGNKGGGVWEGGTVNSQNMPWGSANGASSGGSRRGWGNPAQNTGTSISDGEWNKLPSNQHSNESVNGNSRKFTNGWKSAEEDDLNSQNSAASQITEQNNVWAKTGTGDSEGSTESTGCHDDKVTAEGQNRERRKVDQHALLQSIVSRTDLDPRVLSNSGWGQTPIKQNTAWDTETSPRGERKTDNGTEAWGGSVTQTSSSGGCVERPSPNVNDTSSISGWGDPKSATRWGDSKGSNSQGGWEEDSAATVMVKSNQLWVSGKEDKSSWNDTQKIKQGWVDGQKASQGWAISANDSWGENSRSNHWGEAKKSSSGGSDSDRSVSGWNESAKSNSVTWGSSNTNPNNSSGWDEPAKSNQSQGWGETPKSNQPQGWGDSSKPVNSPDWNKQQDVGSWGAPSTTNKPPGSGWLGGPIPSPAKEEEPTGWEEPSPESIRRKMEIDDGTSAWGDPSKYNYKNVNMWNKNVPNSSSSSDQQAQVHQQLLPSSAMSNKESSNGSDWGKGWGEPSTPATTVDNGTSAWGKPLDTGTSWGEPISDAAGTSGWGNASVGQQASSKPGPKSMQDGWCGDDMSLPGSRQTSWEEDDEVEIGMWNSSSSQEVNPSLNWPPYMKKMPTKVIMTLRGEGTMKGGNKQDETWINPFIKQFTNLSFSRESPEETIPSNKMDMSGGILQDKRIELDKHGLNVGDYNRVVGKGPGSRPQISKESSMDRNPYFDKDGIVADESQNMQFISNQNMKLPPSNSALPNQALGSLAGLGMQNLNSVRQNGNPSVFGVGNIAAQPRSMQQPPAQPLNSSQPNSRAQVPPPLLSPQVPVSLLKYAPNNGGLSPLFGPQQVAMLNQLSQLNQLSQISQLQRLLAQQQKAQNQRSMPSTGRQQQEQQGRSLSMQQQMMQQSRQLDPNLLMKQQTPPSQQQPLHQPAMKTFLENVIPHATPELQKGPSPINAFSSFPIGMNSNLNVNMDMSSIKEPQSRLRKWTTVDSISVNTSLDQNSSKHGAISSGFRLEDSPFVPYDFMNSSNSPASPPGSVGDGWPRAKSPNGSSSVNWPPEFRPGEPWKGYPNIDPETDPYVTPGSVINNLSINTVREVDHLRDRNSGSSSSLNTALPSTSAWSSIRASNYNVSLSSTAQSTSARNSDSKSTWSPGSVTNTSLAHELWKVPLPPKSITAPSRPPPGLTGQKSPLSTWDNSLRLGGGWGNSDARYTPGSSWGESSSGRITNWLVLKNLTPQIDGSTLRTLCMQHGPLITFHLNLPHGNALVRYSSKEEVVKAQKSLHMCVLGNTTILAEFASEEEISRFFAQGQSLTPSPGWQSFGSSQNRLGSIDGSHSFSNRNDLNHWNGAGLSGTSSGDLHGTSLWGSPNYSTSLWGTPSSSDTRGISSPSPINAFLSVDHLGGGGESM